One Limisphaerales bacterium genomic region harbors:
- a CDS encoding aldo/keto reductase, giving the protein MNLTRTAFGTWSGGRYMHFGEKLDEERFLALIDRAYEKGARTFMTADVYGQGASDEMLARGLAGKPRDSYCLVGAVGHDFYNGERAGSRGFPRFTDPQLRGSEDYADYLRMATEKELERCGAEQFDLLLLHNPDVIGYTSEAVWEGMAALKEAGLTEQLGIAPGPANGFTLDMLLCMEKFADTIDWAMVILNPLEPWPGALVLPAAEEFGVKVITRVVDHGGLFHGDVRPGHAFAEGDHRVYRPSGWVERGSEKIDRMIKVAETHGVSLLQLACLWNLAHPAVESVIPTLIQEAGDDAKTIEAKLDDLAALPEISLTDDERDFITDIGNNAGCMDLKGANPNFEGPEPLPDRWGLQPGHKEVSERWGIVPERDLVCTM; this is encoded by the coding sequence GTGAATTTAACACGTACAGCGTTTGGTACTTGGAGTGGGGGCCGATATATGCATTTTGGCGAGAAGCTCGATGAGGAGCGCTTCCTCGCACTCATCGATCGGGCTTACGAAAAGGGCGCGCGCACGTTTATGACGGCGGATGTGTACGGCCAAGGCGCGTCGGACGAGATGCTTGCGCGCGGGCTGGCGGGAAAACCGCGCGATAGCTATTGCCTCGTGGGCGCGGTGGGGCACGATTTTTACAATGGCGAACGCGCGGGCTCTCGTGGCTTTCCGCGCTTCACTGACCCCCAATTGCGCGGCTCCGAGGATTACGCCGACTACCTCCGAATGGCCACGGAGAAGGAACTCGAACGCTGCGGCGCGGAGCAATTTGATTTGTTGCTGCTGCATAATCCCGACGTGATCGGCTACACCAGCGAAGCGGTTTGGGAAGGCATGGCGGCGTTGAAGGAGGCGGGGCTCACCGAACAACTCGGCATCGCGCCCGGGCCGGCGAATGGGTTCACGCTGGATATGCTTTTGTGTATGGAAAAATTTGCGGACACGATCGACTGGGCGATGGTGATTTTGAATCCGCTGGAGCCGTGGCCGGGCGCGTTGGTGCTGCCGGCGGCGGAAGAATTTGGCGTGAAAGTCATCACGCGCGTGGTGGATCACGGCGGGCTGTTTCACGGCGATGTGCGGCCGGGGCACGCGTTTGCCGAGGGCGATCATCGGGTGTATCGGCCGAGCGGTTGGGTGGAACGCGGCAGCGAAAAAATTGATCGGATGATTAAAGTCGCCGAAACGCACGGCGTGTCGCTGCTGCAACTCGCGTGCCTTTGGAACCTCGCGCATCCGGCGGTGGAAAGCGTCATCCCCACGCTCATCCAAGAAGCGGGCGACGACGCCAAGACCATCGAGGCCAAGCTGGATGACCTCGCCGCTTTGCCGGAAATTTCACTCACCGACGACGAGCGCGATTTCATTACCGACATCGGAAACAACGCCGGTTGTATGGATTTGAAAGGCGCCAATCCGAATTTCGAAGGCCCCGAGCCGTTGCCCGATCGCTGGGGATTACAGCCCGGGCACAAGGAGGTTAGCGAACGCTGGGGCATCGTGCCCGAGCGCGACTTGGTTTGCACCATGTAA
- a CDS encoding Gfo/Idh/MocA family oxidoreductase — MKRITVLFLSFAFTAVAMAEDLRIGLIGLDTSHVIAFTKIINDPKATGPLANAKVVAAFKGGSLDVPSSADRIDKYTETLTNDYGLKLYPTIAELCKNVDAIMLESVDGRPKVRQVIPVIDAGLPLFIDKPMAGSLADAIFIFEYAKKKGVPVFSSSSLRYGKTNQAIRNGSIGTVTRAEVHSPCSLEVHHPDLFWYGVHGCESLFTVMGPGCQSVVRRTTADGKIEVEGQWKGKRIGIFREGKGYGGKAKGTKGESEAGKYDGYAPLVVEAVKMFQTGKVPVSAQETIEMFAFMAAADESKRRDGKPVTIKEMIEQARQ, encoded by the coding sequence ATGAAACGCATCACCGTACTTTTCCTTTCGTTCGCCTTCACCGCCGTTGCGATGGCTGAAGATCTCCGCATTGGCCTCATCGGGCTGGACACTTCGCACGTCATAGCCTTCACCAAAATCATCAATGACCCCAAGGCCACTGGCCCGCTCGCGAATGCAAAAGTAGTTGCAGCCTTCAAGGGCGGCAGCCTCGACGTCCCTTCCAGTGCCGATCGCATTGATAAATACACCGAAACGCTTACGAACGATTACGGCCTCAAACTCTACCCCACCATCGCCGAGCTGTGCAAAAATGTAGACGCCATCATGCTCGAAAGCGTTGACGGCCGACCCAAAGTGCGCCAAGTCATTCCCGTCATTGATGCCGGATTGCCGCTCTTCATCGACAAGCCGATGGCCGGTTCGCTCGCTGACGCGATTTTCATTTTTGAGTACGCCAAGAAGAAAGGCGTGCCCGTTTTCAGCTCATCCTCGCTGCGCTACGGCAAAACGAATCAAGCCATTCGCAATGGCTCCATTGGCACTGTCACCCGCGCCGAGGTGCACAGTCCCTGCTCGCTGGAGGTACATCATCCGGATTTATTTTGGTACGGCGTGCACGGCTGCGAATCGCTCTTTACCGTGATGGGCCCCGGCTGCCAAAGCGTCGTGCGGCGCACCACCGCCGATGGCAAAATCGAGGTGGAAGGCCAATGGAAAGGCAAACGCATCGGCATCTTCCGCGAAGGCAAAGGCTACGGCGGCAAGGCCAAGGGCACCAAAGGCGAAAGCGAAGCGGGCAAGTACGACGGCTACGCACCACTAGTGGTCGAAGCCGTAAAAATGTTTCAAACCGGCAAAGTGCCCGTGAGCGCGCAGGAAACTATCGAGATGTTCGCCTTTATGGCCGCCGCCGATGAAAGCAAACGCCGCGACGGAAAACCGGTGACGATTAAAGAAATGATCGAACAAGCGCGGCAGTAA
- the rsmB gene encoding 16S rRNA (cytosine(967)-C(5))-methyltransferase RsmB — MPRQSPREIAARLLREWERGPETADILLADALPHLGPRDRGLCQELVLGVIRHRAALDWLIDQKTNGRRQQALAQILLRLGLYQIFWLDRIPGHAAVNETVNLARRHDLGPQAGFLNAVLRNCLREMDDWRARLDDLRRERPAIGHSHPQWLVQRWQDRWPDYDKLLEWNNTPAPVFARRNPLRATAAELEAQWEKEGATFAAVKRDWLGSHEMYQLKTERSPAALDSFGEGKFYVQDPSTLVSVYELNPQPGENILDLCAAPGGKSTAIAERMNNEGSVLAIDLNEARLGRLRENISRLGHTCIQPKPLHGIDLKNAGPFDRILVDAPCSNTGVMRRRVDVRWRLHARELAVLARTQLDLLQRAARLLPVGGTLVYSTCSLEHEENEAVVEKFLHKRKDFEQEIARTITPMNDGVDGAFVACLRRVETGTTAPEPAAC; from the coding sequence GTGCCAAGGCAAAGTCCAAGAGAAATCGCTGCGCGCCTCCTGCGAGAGTGGGAACGGGGCCCGGAAACCGCTGACATCCTGCTGGCCGACGCCCTGCCGCATTTGGGCCCGCGCGATCGCGGCCTGTGCCAGGAGCTGGTGCTCGGCGTCATCCGGCATCGGGCCGCGCTGGATTGGTTGATCGACCAAAAAACCAACGGGCGTCGCCAGCAGGCGCTCGCGCAAATTCTGTTGCGGCTTGGTTTATACCAGATTTTCTGGCTCGATCGCATCCCCGGCCACGCCGCCGTGAACGAAACGGTCAACCTCGCCCGCCGGCACGATCTCGGCCCGCAAGCGGGATTTCTCAATGCCGTGCTCCGAAATTGCCTCCGCGAAATGGACGACTGGCGCGCGCGACTGGACGATCTCCGCCGTGAACGCCCGGCCATCGGCCACTCCCATCCGCAATGGCTCGTGCAACGCTGGCAGGATCGCTGGCCGGATTATGACAAACTCCTTGAGTGGAACAACACCCCCGCGCCCGTTTTTGCCCGCCGCAATCCGTTGCGCGCCACCGCCGCCGAGTTGGAGGCGCAATGGGAAAAAGAGGGCGCAACCTTCGCGGCCGTGAAACGCGATTGGCTTGGCTCTCACGAAATGTATCAATTAAAAACCGAACGCTCGCCTGCCGCACTGGACAGTTTTGGCGAAGGGAAATTTTATGTGCAGGATCCGAGCACGCTCGTTTCGGTGTACGAACTCAACCCGCAACCGGGCGAAAACATTCTCGACCTCTGCGCTGCGCCCGGCGGCAAGTCCACCGCCATCGCGGAACGAATGAACAACGAAGGCAGCGTGCTCGCCATCGACCTCAATGAAGCCCGCCTCGGACGCTTGCGCGAAAACATCTCGCGCCTCGGCCACACTTGCATCCAGCCCAAGCCGCTGCACGGCATTGACCTCAAAAACGCCGGGCCCTTCGATCGCATTCTCGTCGATGCCCCCTGCTCCAACACCGGCGTGATGCGCCGCCGCGTGGACGTCCGCTGGCGGCTGCACGCGCGCGAACTGGCCGTGCTGGCCCGCACGCAACTGGATTTGCTCCAGCGCGCCGCGCGCCTGTTGCCCGTGGGTGGCACGCTCGTTTACAGCACGTGCAGTTTGGAGCACGAGGAAAACGAAGCCGTCGTGGAAAAGTTTTTGCACAAGCGTAAAGATTTCGAGCAGGAAATCGCCCGCACAATTACGCCGATGAATGACGGGGTGGACGGCGCATTTGTCGCGTGTCTGCGCCGCGTGGAAACAGGAACTACTGCGCCGGAACCAGCAGCTTGCTAA
- a CDS encoding type II toxin-antitoxin system RelE/ParE family toxin gives MDFKVNLSPVAIGDLEAIVAYIAKDNPGAAFKFGDALLTRTFRLASMPEMGRIFCTRKGRVIREWVFKSYRIFYSVYPDSKLIEIHRIWHGARGEPKLTDEG, from the coding sequence ATGGATTTCAAAGTAAATCTCTCGCCAGTTGCAATCGGTGACTTGGAAGCTATCGTCGCGTACATCGCAAAGGACAATCCCGGGGCCGCATTCAAATTCGGAGATGCACTACTGACTCGAACTTTTCGGTTGGCATCTATGCCTGAAATGGGCCGGATTTTTTGCACGAGGAAGGGCCGAGTCATTCGTGAATGGGTTTTCAAATCATATCGGATTTTCTATAGCGTGTATCCGGATTCGAAACTGATTGAAATCCACAGAATTTGGCACGGCGCGCGCGGGGAACCTAAGCTAACCGATGAAGGATAA
- a CDS encoding aminodeoxychorismate/anthranilate synthase component II, with the protein MLLVIDNYDSFTFNLVQYLGEEDVAMEVHRNDEITLEQIEALKPERILISPGPCTPREAGLSNDIIKTFGPRTPLLGVCLGHQCIGHSFGAEVVVNDQIMHGKTSPISHDGKFLFADMPDPFVATRYHSLVVKRDTVPDCLEITAETEAGEVMGLRHKEHPIWGVQFHPESILTEEGRTLLRNFLKLG; encoded by the coding sequence ATGCTACTCGTCATCGACAACTACGATTCGTTTACGTTTAACCTCGTCCAGTATCTCGGCGAGGAGGATGTGGCGATGGAGGTGCATCGGAATGATGAAATCACGCTGGAACAAATTGAGGCGCTTAAGCCGGAGCGCATTCTGATTTCGCCCGGGCCGTGTACGCCGCGCGAGGCGGGGCTCTCCAACGACATCATTAAAACCTTCGGCCCGCGCACGCCGCTCTTGGGCGTGTGCCTCGGGCATCAATGCATTGGGCATTCGTTTGGTGCCGAGGTGGTGGTGAACGACCAAATCATGCACGGCAAAACCTCGCCTATTTCGCACGACGGGAAATTTCTATTTGCGGATATGCCCGATCCTTTCGTCGCCACACGCTATCACTCACTCGTTGTCAAACGCGACACCGTTCCCGACTGCCTAGAAATTACCGCTGAAACCGAAGCCGGCGAAGTGATGGGGTTACGTCACAAGGAACATCCCATTTGGGGCGTGCAGTTTCATCCCGAAAGCATTCTGACCGAGGAGGGTCGGACGTTGTTGCGGAATTTTTTGAAGTTAGGGTAG
- a CDS encoding UDP-N-acetylglucosamine diphosphorylase: MFKAADLFDLSQTEHAALFDGDGPAWEVLPRIKDYLADNLQLTNHATVSSGAVVGENVFLGEGTVVEPGATIIGPAIIGANCQIRHNAYIRENVIIGDNCVIGNSCELKNALLFNNCQVPHFNYVGDSILGHHAHLGAGVVLSNFKSLPGDVTVQHGEEKIDTGLRKFGALIGDHAELGCNSVLNPGSIIGRRSVVYPNANWRGVLAADRIAKHRGEMELVERDASR, translated from the coding sequence ATGTTCAAGGCGGCGGACTTATTTGACCTCAGCCAAACCGAGCACGCCGCCCTCTTTGATGGCGACGGCCCGGCGTGGGAGGTGTTGCCGCGCATCAAAGATTACCTCGCCGACAATCTGCAGCTGACCAATCACGCCACCGTTTCGTCCGGCGCGGTAGTAGGCGAAAATGTATTTCTCGGCGAAGGCACGGTGGTGGAGCCGGGCGCGACCATCATCGGCCCGGCGATCATTGGCGCGAATTGCCAAATTCGGCACAACGCGTACATCCGCGAAAATGTCATCATCGGCGACAACTGCGTGATCGGCAATTCGTGCGAGTTAAAAAACGCGCTGCTGTTCAACAACTGCCAAGTGCCGCATTTTAATTATGTGGGCGATTCGATTCTGGGCCATCACGCGCATCTCGGTGCGGGGGTGGTGTTGTCCAACTTCAAATCGCTCCCGGGCGATGTGACCGTGCAGCACGGGGAGGAAAAGATCGACACCGGCCTGCGGAAATTCGGCGCGCTGATTGGCGATCACGCAGAGCTTGGCTGCAACAGCGTGCTCAATCCCGGCAGCATCATCGGCCGCCGCAGTGTGGTGTATCCCAATGCGAACTGGCGCGGCGTGCTGGCGGCGGATCGGATTGCAAAGCACCGCGGGGAGATGGAACTTGTGGAGCGGGATGCTTCACGATGA
- a CDS encoding DEAD/DEAH box helicase produces the protein MILSSDQLPAESSGLEAQVEEIFGPGGLLSNSKNFEYRPQQQAMATGVARALEAGKNCVVEAGTGVGKSLAYLVPAILHGQASVKKAIISTHTINLQEQLAEKDLPMLQRILPVEFSYTMLKGRGNYLCTRRLHRALQRADGLFTSPEVAELKRVAEWAAKTEDGSLSDLDVEPDPKVWEAVCSERGLCSPKFCGRGSDTAALHGECFFQRARRRFLSADVLVLNHSLFFANLTMTLEGYADEQEEGVEGGLLFKNDFVIFDEAQHLERVASRHIGLSVSSGQIRFNLQRLWNPRTEKGILSILRKGDVVKGVGETLDAADQLFDEVEAACNTSHDKSARRAREWNELRVREADFVEDTVSRPLQALREALGHLIEASEGDEETTAELIECNRRIAEIREAVAVFIGQSAEQHVYWVERSGRQRQNLTLNAAPTDTAAFLRQRVFGSGSSVICASATLAVEDSERCKLPPEQKAMCPGLEYFINQVGAETSRRAQLGSPFDYQQNVKLYVAGKMPDPRADEYAEALVHWIGHFIRMTHGKAFVLFTNGKLMREVAEELEPLIDELGIRAFIQGTGTPRATILEQFKHDTDSVLFGLDSFWQGVDVPGESLSNVIITRLPFAVPDHPLIEARVEAIEARGGNAFMEFNLPEAILKFRQGVGRLIRTQGDSGIIAVLDNRVLTKRYGQMFIDSLPKMEVEIV, from the coding sequence ATGATTCTTTCTTCCGATCAACTCCCCGCAGAATCCTCAGGCCTCGAAGCGCAGGTGGAGGAAATTTTTGGCCCGGGCGGGCTCTTATCGAATTCGAAAAATTTCGAGTACCGACCTCAACAACAAGCGATGGCCACGGGCGTGGCGCGCGCGTTGGAGGCGGGGAAGAATTGCGTGGTCGAAGCCGGCACGGGTGTGGGGAAGAGCCTCGCCTATTTAGTTCCAGCCATTTTGCACGGACAGGCCAGCGTGAAGAAGGCGATCATTTCCACGCACACCATTAATTTGCAGGAGCAGTTGGCGGAAAAAGATTTGCCGATGTTGCAGCGGATTTTGCCGGTGGAGTTCAGCTACACGATGCTAAAGGGGCGCGGCAATTATTTGTGCACGCGGCGGCTGCATCGCGCCCTGCAACGGGCGGATGGGCTGTTCACCTCGCCTGAGGTTGCCGAGCTCAAGCGCGTGGCGGAATGGGCGGCAAAAACGGAGGACGGCAGCTTGTCGGATCTCGATGTGGAGCCGGATCCAAAGGTGTGGGAAGCGGTGTGCTCCGAGCGCGGCCTGTGCTCGCCCAAGTTTTGCGGGCGCGGCAGTGACACGGCGGCGTTGCACGGCGAATGTTTTTTTCAGAGAGCGCGCCGGCGTTTTCTGAGTGCGGATGTGTTGGTGCTCAATCACTCGCTCTTTTTCGCCAACCTCACGATGACGTTGGAGGGGTATGCCGATGAGCAAGAGGAAGGCGTGGAGGGCGGTTTGCTTTTCAAAAATGATTTTGTGATTTTCGATGAGGCACAGCATCTCGAACGCGTGGCGTCGCGCCATATTGGGCTGAGCGTTTCCAGCGGGCAAATTCGGTTCAACCTCCAGCGACTATGGAATCCGCGCACAGAAAAAGGCATTCTCTCAATCCTGCGCAAGGGCGACGTGGTAAAAGGCGTAGGGGAAACACTCGACGCGGCGGATCAACTGTTCGATGAAGTGGAAGCCGCCTGCAACACCTCGCACGATAAATCGGCGCGCCGCGCGCGCGAATGGAACGAACTGCGCGTACGCGAGGCGGATTTTGTGGAGGACACCGTGTCGCGTCCGCTGCAAGCCCTGCGCGAAGCACTCGGCCACCTCATCGAAGCCAGCGAGGGTGACGAGGAAACCACCGCCGAACTCATCGAATGCAACCGCCGCATCGCTGAGATTCGCGAGGCGGTCGCGGTGTTCATTGGGCAATCGGCCGAGCAGCACGTTTACTGGGTGGAACGCTCCGGCCGACAGCGCCAAAATCTCACGCTCAATGCCGCGCCCACCGACACGGCGGCGTTTCTGCGCCAGCGCGTATTTGGCAGCGGGTCGTCCGTCATCTGCGCCAGTGCCACGCTGGCGGTTGAGGACTCCGAACGCTGCAAGCTGCCGCCCGAGCAAAAGGCGATGTGTCCTGGCTTGGAATATTTCATCAATCAAGTGGGCGCAGAAACTTCCCGCCGCGCTCAGCTTGGCTCGCCCTTTGATTATCAACAAAATGTGAAACTTTATGTGGCCGGCAAAATGCCTGACCCGCGGGCGGACGAATATGCCGAAGCGCTCGTGCATTGGATCGGCCATTTTATCCGCATGACGCACGGCAAGGCGTTTGTGCTTTTCACCAACGGCAAACTGATGCGCGAGGTGGCGGAGGAATTGGAGCCGCTCATTGACGAATTAGGCATTCGCGCGTTCATTCAAGGCACTGGCACGCCGCGTGCCACAATCCTCGAGCAGTTTAAGCACGACACCGATTCGGTGCTGTTCGGGTTGGACAGTTTTTGGCAGGGCGTCGATGTGCCGGGTGAATCGCTGAGCAATGTCATCATTACGCGCCTCCCCTTCGCCGTGCCGGATCATCCCCTCATCGAGGCTCGCGTGGAGGCGATTGAAGCGCGCGGCGGCAATGCATTTATGGAATTTAATTTGCCCGAGGCGATTTTGAAATTCCGCCAGGGCGTCGGCCGGCTCATCCGCACGCAGGGTGATAGCGGCATCATCGCCGTACTCGACAACCGCGTGCTCACCAAACGGTATGGTCAAATGTTCATCGACTCGCTGCCGAAAATGGAGGTGGAAATCGTGTGA
- a CDS encoding 3-dehydroquinate synthase produces the protein MRTVKVPLANRSYPIQVGAGLLADLGKHCARLKLGQRCAVISDATVARRYRKPALASLKAAGFAPVFISQPAGEQAKTLKNVQACYDQLAKHRIERGSFVVALGGGVVGDLAGFVAATYLRGIDFVQVPTTLLAQVDSSVGGKVGVNLPAGKNLVGAFHQPKLVLCDLDTLRTLPRREFRAGLAEVIKYGIIYDAKLFTRLECELPKLLKQDPATLTAVIARCCQIKAEVVGQDEKESGLRAILNFGHTLGHGLEAISKYGKYLHGEAISIGQVAASKISQAQTGFTAKDTARVIALFQNAGLPTEVKLTPAQSKRLFTAIQLDKKVTAGQINFVLAKKIGQVVTHQKVSPPIIRQSLNPQPSTLN, from the coding sequence GTGCGTACGGTCAAGGTACCGCTGGCAAATCGATCGTACCCGATTCAGGTCGGGGCGGGATTGCTCGCGGACTTGGGAAAACATTGCGCACGTCTCAAGCTCGGCCAACGGTGTGCGGTGATTTCAGATGCTACCGTTGCCCGACGTTATCGCAAACCTGCTCTCGCTTCGCTCAAGGCCGCCGGCTTTGCGCCTGTCTTCATTTCCCAACCTGCCGGGGAACAGGCTAAGACGCTCAAAAACGTGCAGGCGTGTTACGATCAACTCGCCAAACACCGCATCGAGCGCGGCTCATTTGTCGTCGCGTTGGGCGGTGGTGTGGTCGGCGACCTCGCCGGTTTCGTGGCCGCCACGTATTTGCGCGGAATTGATTTCGTGCAAGTGCCCACCACGCTCCTCGCGCAGGTGGATAGCTCCGTCGGCGGCAAAGTCGGCGTTAACCTCCCCGCCGGAAAAAACTTAGTCGGCGCATTTCACCAACCCAAACTTGTGCTGTGCGACCTCGACACGCTGCGAACCTTGCCGCGGCGCGAGTTCCGCGCCGGTCTCGCGGAGGTCATCAAATACGGCATTATTTACGACGCCAAACTCTTCACCCGCCTCGAGTGCGAATTGCCCAAGCTGCTGAAACAGGACCCCGCCACCCTCACCGCCGTCATCGCGCGCTGTTGCCAAATCAAAGCCGAAGTCGTCGGCCAAGACGAAAAAGAATCGGGCCTTCGAGCGATATTGAATTTCGGCCACACCCTCGGCCACGGACTCGAGGCCATTTCCAAATACGGAAAATACCTCCACGGCGAAGCCATCAGCATCGGTCAAGTCGCCGCCTCAAAAATTTCCCAAGCCCAAACCGGATTCACCGCAAAGGACACCGCCCGCGTCATCGCCCTCTTCCAAAACGCCGGCCTCCCCACCGAAGTAAAACTCACCCCCGCCCAGTCCAAACGCCTTTTCACCGCCATCCAGCTCGACAAAAAAGTCACCGCCGGCCAAATCAATTTTGTCCTGGCAAAAAAAATCGGCCAAGTGGTCACGCACCAAAAAGTTTCCCCTCCCATCATCCGCCAATCCCTCAACCCTCAACCCTCAACCCTCAACTAA
- a CDS encoding molybdopterin-dependent oxidoreductase: MKDKYIAAKERWAAKRAGRAPRVVRSTDRLPPGQREVKNFPVLDMGIQPEVARKDWRLKIHGLVENPVTLDWEQFMALDQFADTSDFHCVTTWSQYEMEWGGVSFFTLTELVKPKDEVSHVFYKGYDGYSTNTTFDAVMDDDTLIAHTWNAAPITTEHGGPARVIIPKLYAWKGAKWVSEIIFLDRDILGFWEVRGYSNTADPWTDDRFS; this comes from the coding sequence ATGAAGGATAAATACATTGCCGCGAAAGAGCGTTGGGCGGCGAAGCGCGCGGGGCGGGCGCCTCGCGTGGTGCGTTCCACGGATCGACTGCCGCCGGGGCAGCGGGAGGTCAAAAATTTTCCGGTGCTTGATATGGGCATTCAGCCGGAAGTGGCGCGCAAGGATTGGCGGTTGAAAATTCACGGGTTGGTGGAGAATCCGGTGACGCTCGATTGGGAGCAGTTTATGGCGCTCGATCAGTTTGCCGACACCAGCGATTTCCACTGCGTCACCACTTGGAGCCAGTACGAAATGGAATGGGGCGGAGTTTCGTTTTTCACGCTTACGGAATTGGTGAAACCCAAGGACGAAGTGAGCCACGTGTTTTACAAGGGTTACGACGGTTATTCCACCAACACCACGTTTGATGCCGTGATGGACGATGATACCCTCATCGCCCACACGTGGAACGCTGCTCCCATTACCACCGAACACGGTGGCCCGGCGCGGGTGATTATTCCCAAGCTCTACGCGTGGAAAGGTGCCAAGTGGGTGAGCGAAATCATTTTTCTCGATCGCGACATCCTCGGTTTCTGGGAAGTGCGCGGCTATTCCAACACCGCCGACCCTTGGACCGACGATCGGTTTTCATAA
- a CDS encoding GreA/GreB family elongation factor, whose translation MKEEFEKLAASGKILPGDVETLVQMATEGFCMHKSWGFGRIKTVDVVLGKMAVDFASRPGHSIDLAFAPKILTPISKDHIEARKATDMTGLKQMAALQHHEVIKVIIDSYGVYATNDKVQEALVPEVIDKDDYKKWWETARREMKKDGHFKLPTKKTEAIEYQSQEIPLQERLLQDFTKAKGLKARLAVTAEISKNSGDLDDAAAMAESTLGKLNEEITSHAKTQAPLALEAVMARDDLAKALGTEIGEDAPIEATVWETNPMVKDVVTAVPAARQRRVLDSFQAHNEEWATSLLVMANQVPARLVGECANLLAAHNQAGVFKEELEHLINHHAAAAELLLWLAKERPEAYTDLLTTDAFGAMLSAIERETSDEKRACKLRDYILADTGLIETLTESADLEVVQDITRAIQLSTCFEGMDKRSVLGKIVKTRPEIQEFITGADKEKPEKKAEGEGTLMVSWASLERRAAELEDLKQKRIPANSKEIEIAREYGDLRENHEFKAAKEQQKVLTALQAEWERDLDRARGMNYSEADTAAANVGTRVTVTHLGSGVREEFALLGAWDGDPDHNLISYLTPMGQAILGRTAGEEIEFELGGETRRLRVEGIAPYVAEQATA comes from the coding sequence ATGAAAGAAGAATTCGAAAAACTGGCGGCTTCCGGCAAAATTCTCCCCGGCGATGTGGAAACCCTCGTGCAAATGGCGACCGAAGGGTTTTGCATGCACAAGAGCTGGGGCTTCGGTCGCATCAAAACCGTGGATGTGGTGCTCGGCAAAATGGCGGTGGATTTTGCCAGCCGTCCCGGCCACAGCATCGACCTTGCCTTCGCGCCCAAAATTCTCACGCCGATTTCCAAAGACCACATCGAGGCGCGCAAGGCTACGGATATGACCGGACTGAAACAAATGGCCGCGCTGCAGCATCACGAGGTCATCAAGGTTATTATCGACAGCTACGGCGTTTATGCGACGAATGATAAAGTGCAGGAAGCGCTCGTGCCCGAGGTGATTGATAAAGACGATTACAAAAAATGGTGGGAGACCGCGCGGCGCGAAATGAAAAAGGACGGTCACTTCAAGCTGCCGACCAAAAAAACCGAGGCTATCGAATATCAATCGCAGGAGATTCCGTTGCAGGAACGATTGCTTCAGGATTTTACTAAAGCCAAAGGGCTGAAGGCGCGCTTGGCGGTCACGGCGGAAATTTCGAAGAATAGCGGAGACCTCGACGATGCCGCCGCGATGGCGGAAAGCACACTCGGAAAGTTAAACGAAGAAATTACCAGCCACGCCAAAACGCAGGCACCGCTCGCGTTAGAGGCGGTGATGGCGCGGGATGATCTCGCCAAAGCGCTGGGCACAGAGATCGGCGAAGACGCACCTATTGAGGCCACGGTGTGGGAGACAAATCCGATGGTGAAAGATGTGGTGACCGCCGTGCCGGCCGCGCGACAACGACGCGTGCTTGATTCGTTCCAGGCGCACAACGAAGAGTGGGCGACCTCGTTGCTGGTGATGGCCAACCAAGTGCCCGCTCGATTGGTGGGCGAGTGCGCGAATCTGCTCGCCGCGCATAACCAAGCCGGCGTGTTCAAGGAAGAGCTGGAACATCTCATCAACCACCACGCTGCCGCCGCCGAGCTGTTGCTGTGGTTGGCCAAAGAGCGCCCGGAAGCGTACACCGATTTACTCACGACGGATGCCTTCGGAGCAATGCTCTCGGCCATTGAACGTGAAACCAGCGACGAAAAGCGCGCGTGCAAACTGCGCGATTATATTTTGGCCGACACCGGCCTCATCGAAACGCTCACCGAATCGGCCGACCTTGAAGTGGTGCAGGACATCACCCGCGCCATTCAGCTTTCCACCTGTTTTGAGGGAATGGATAAACGCTCTGTGCTCGGCAAAATCGTGAAGACGCGGCCGGAGATTCAGGAGTTCATTACCGGCGCCGACAAGGAAAAACCGGAGAAGAAGGCCGAAGGCGAAGGCACGCTGATGGTGTCGTGGGCTAGCCTCGAACGTCGTGCCGCGGAGTTGGAAGACTTGAAGCAAAAGCGTATTCCCGCCAACTCCAAGGAAATCGAAATCGCCCGCGAGTACGGCGATCTCCGCGAGAACCACGAATTCAAAGCCGCCAAGGAACAACAAAAAGTGCTGACTGCGCTGCAAGCCGAATGGGAGCGCGACCTCGATCGCGCGCGCGGGATGAATTACTCCGAGGCCGATACCGCTGCTGCGAACGTGGGCACGCGCGTTACCGTTACTCATCTGGGCAGCGGCGTGCGCGAGGAGTTTGCGCTGCTCGGCGCGTGGGATGGCGATCCGGATCACAACCTCATCAGCTACCTCACCCCGATGGGCCAGGCCATTCTGGGCCGCACTGCCGGAGAGGAAATCGAATTTGAACTCGGCGGCGAAACCCGTCGTCTGCGCGTGGAAGGCATCGCCCCTTACGTCGCTGAACAGGCGACCGCCTAA